In Miscanthus floridulus cultivar M001 chromosome 8, ASM1932011v1, whole genome shotgun sequence, the sequence CAATTGCGtgaacgaggttcgtgcaacacctcttagctgccgaaccaccaaatattggtcgacacaatggggactagcctgccggcaagcacgtgaacctcgggagaaaaatcggttgtctcttgtcctttgatattctcccggtgattgaattgatATTCATTTTGTGATTGGTCCACTCCTCTAcgcagcggtataatcaccctactcactcatttacattcccgcaaactagttgtagcaagctctttagtgtagttacaattgagagcttgctttgtagtttaagttcatccagtagagctctttagtgtagcgagtgtgagagctcttagtgagtagtgacttagcaaattatgtgcctagtgattataataactagaattgttggataggtggcttgcaacccttgtagagctagagcaagtttacatttcgctatttgttatactaatcaaatttctctagttgatttgtagatttttaaataggctattcgaCCCCCCTCTcgctatattaggacctttcaagaggATAAACGAAAATACGTAAAAAGTTATCTATCACTTCTGTTTTACACAGTTGAAATGCTGCAACCTTATCTTCTGTCCTGTAGGATTGATCTTGCTTATCAGGTTTTCTTTTGCAGAAAGGtggcattttttttaaaaaaagtaatTAGTCATTTTTCCTTCTGTTAAAGGGTTCAGCTGAATCAAGATGTTTCAATGGGGAGTAGGGTATCAAGATATTTTACCTTTCAGTTATTAGGGATGCTTAATCTGATCATTGGAAAGCGAATCAGACTAGGTTCATATTTGGTTTGCCCACATAGTGGAATGCTCTTAAAATTACTCATTTGTGCATTGAATTTATCTGTTATTACAAAGCTGAGAGAGGGAATATCTCTCCACTGTGCCACTGAGCTCTATTTTTTTCTTCCTTAATGCTGTTAACTTCGTGTGGCCGGTGAAATTTTATTGAGGAAAAAAGGAGGGGCCAGAGACCGAGCCCCTACtgagaaaatattttttttaaaaaaagcaaGAACACAGTACAAGAGAAATAGCAAAATGGAGGAGTTTAAGAGacaaagaaagaaacaaaaagaagTTCTCGGTCTAAGTCTTTGAGATTGTTGAACTATTCTTATATTTGTTATTTCACTATCGTGAATCAGTCTAACTCTTTACACTGAGGTTTTTTTGTTTATTAATCCATCAAAGTGTCCAAAATAGTACTGGATCTGTATGTTTGAATAATCTACCTCCTtttattatgaaaaataaaaGACCACCATGAAGTTCGTTTTTTTAAGCACAGTTATTTGATAAAAAAAATCATTGCATGGAGTTAAAGAAGACCAAAAATCGTCATGCTGATGAGATCATTAAAACATGCATTTATACTGACCATGTAATTCCTCAATCAAGGATTATGAATTTGTGATGACATCGTTAAAATATGCAAATTTATCAAGagtaaaaaaaattaaagaagaaaaaggaaaactaCAAATTTGAGGTGTGTTGGTTGCAAATTAGGATGTCTGGAGGTCTGATTAATCACCCATTCTTGAAAAATAACAATCATGTGAGAAGTATATGTACAAAAACAGTGGGTTTAACAGTGTTTCATGGTAAATGATCAACTAGGATACTTGTTATGGACGTTGTTGGTGTTGACACCAAACATGAGAACGAAGGGAGAGAGAGCAAATGAGAGAGGGAGGAAGAAAGCCGAGTGACCATCCCCCTCTCCCCCTTTTATAGGAGAGGTGGGAGGGgatgttttttttatttctcaTGGTGGGGTTGATATTCACAACAATGCCATTAGGGGCTATAAATGAACCTCGATGGGGTTTGTATTTACAAAGATGCAATCAAAGGTTACAAATGGACCCCAAATATTATATTGTTAATCCCTACGCTATGTAATTGGACCTTGAACACGACAATGAGGGTCCCAATATATAATGCACCCTCAACAGACGTCATGAATTATAGACTAGTAGAAATGTTCTTTATAAAACGCCATCCAAAATATGTTCATATTTAGTTGCATATCGTAATTTTCTTTAGTGTActataatactccctccgtccctaaaaaaGTGATGTTCTGTGATTTAAAATTTGTCCTAGAAAAAAATGATGTTCTGGGTTTTAGACACGCTGTCGGCCCACAAATCCGGCGCCAAATTTCCAATTGAGATGTGCTACTGATTGTTGCCTGCCTCAGATCTCTGCATGCTTGCATGCAGCCCGTCTTAATTAGGAAGTAAACCACGCGACATCCCTTCTTTTAAGGGAATTATGTGTGACATACTAAGGGTATTAGGGACATTTCTCTTCTCCACCAATCTATCTGGAAAATCCCATATCATCAattttttttggacggagggagtatcataTTTGCTTTTTGTTAACTTTCTTCCCTGAATAAAGCATTGCATTTCTTTTttttaaggccccgtttggcagggcttctccaccggcttcaggagccgtttggaaccgttttctaccaaacggggtaaagtaaaatagcttcacttgtgaagcccctaaaaacatgctctcacagtgatttggggtgggatggagccaaaaaaagtggcttcttccggctcctcctccaggcccctaaaaacatgctttcacagggaagccattttgccaaacggtttaccaaaaccgcttcagctccaccggtggaactgttcgtggagctgaagcaaaaaaaaaatggcttcactagtgaagtgaagccctgccaaacggggcttTATGTTCTACTTTGGGTACCAACCCAGACCTCTGTTCCAAAGTTTCTATACTTCTCCTATGGCTGCAACGGTGTTTGGTTATAAACATTTCATCAATTTCCTTGTGAGCAACTCTTGATACTTTCTTCTGCTGCCTACCTTGCTGGATGTCAAAGGAGAGGAAAGGTGGCAAAATTTGGCTTCCCTTTTCCTCCTATTTTCTCTTTTTCAGTTAAAGAAAGTCCAACAACATTCAGAAAGGTCTCATCTCTCATGCATAACTAATCTTGTAATCTTCTGCACTGACCACTTTGCCCCTTGCCGCACTACACGGGGGCCTTCCTCTGATGCACATGCTGACATCTGTTTGCTTCTAGACATCCTCCAAGAATCAGTTTCTCTTTTCGCCTTTCCATAAATACGTCCACATCATTGGCTCTGATCCTTTGTCATCTGCAACTGCAAGATATAGCAGAGCTGCAGAGGGCACTGGCAGGAGCACCAATGGATCAGGGGATGGAGCTGAGGGGATGCGTTTGTCGGATCAAGAGCTCGGCACTTGAGCTTCTGTCCATGGAGGAGGATCTGACGACTGATCTGGATGATGACCTGTGGGATTTGGTCAGGAGGGATCTCCAGCTAAAGGCCACCTTCCTGTACATTGACCTGAATCGTGTGATTGCCTGCAACCAGTGCGAGGATCGCAGGGAGGAGATCACCCTTCTCGCCAatgatttcttctacttcatGGATGAGGTTATGAGATCGGTGCCTTCTTTTCCCATCTTTAGTAGCAGTTGCTTTTATTAGAagcattcttttttgtttttgttttcagTCAGCATGATAAATTTACCAGGTAGTACCAACGCCGTacatgaaaaaaaaacaatatacTTTTTAACAATTAACATTTTACCCCATAGCCCATTTATCGGCCAATTTTAGAAAAAGATGGTATGGTAGATTTTATTTTACACATATCAGTACTCGATCAACAATTTGTACCAGATGGGGACAATACTGTTTAGAGTTGAGAACCTTCTCACCTCACTTTGTATCATAATCAGGTCAACAAAAGCCAGCCAGATCATCCAGATATAAACGAATTACGAACTGCATATCAATGCTTGTGCACCATTAAGCAAGTTCTTCTGGTTCTTGACTTTTGAGTTGACTAGTATTTGCCAATAAACTGAAGTTGCACCTCTGCCTTACTGCGTAAGTAGTCATGGTCAAACTCGGAAAGCTCAAAGGGCCCTTGTGTAGACAAAGGCAACACAATAAACTAGTTGAGTTTGTGGGTGCGTTTGATGAGTTGATTTGATGCTGAAACTGCTTTTGTATAAATGCGTGCATGCAGCTGGGTGATGCTGTGGCGAACCGGAGCGTCTCCGTCGTGAAGCTGTGCTACGGCGACGCGGCTCAGGCGCTCCGTGAGGTAGTCGCCGCCGTTGCGCCGCCGGCAGCAGCCTGATGTCCTCGCAACATCCCATCGCCTGTCGTCAGTGCTTCTGAAGAATCACTAAAATGAGGGAGAAGCGTGCCTGAAGAAACTGTCGTAGAAACGAGGATGACATGTCCAGCACCGTGTAAGAAATGTGGGCACTACCTGGCTACATCACCTGTGCACATACATGGGGAGAGAGCTGGATGAAGCAAAGCTTGAAAAACATCAGCTGCCAAGTGGTTTTATCCCCGTTATATTGCTCCTGGTCTGCGTCGTTGTACAGCGGTACGCAGATTGATGAATTTAGCTGAGTTCGATTGATGGTAAACGTTGCGCAGATTGCCAAAAGCTACGGAGTTTCACTCCAAACATTAGGCAAGAACATCCAAAGGATGCTTACAGCGTTGCCTCTATATACCACATGTTAGTATGTTACATGCAACACCCTTGGCCTCCGATGAGTTCAGTTCGGATTTTAGAGACGTGAGCAATCACAGACAATAATCGAGGGTGATGGGAATTGATCTCAGTAGCGAGGATGAAGGTTTCCTTTCCCTTGGTTCTACgtatttcaaaatattttgcgtGATGTCTCAATGTTACATGGGCAGCTATAATCTCTCATCCTCACGACATCTGACAATAAGATCCCACAAATCAGTGTCATACAAACTGAAAATGAAAACGTACTGTGACTTCCTGCTACTACTACTCTCCCTCGATCCCCATCTTGATACTCTGCTGTGGAGTATGTGTTACAGCACTTTAACTGGAATGCTGCTAAATTCTTGCAGTTTCAATTTTCAAAGAGACACGCAGCACATACAGAAGGAGAGAGATTGTAATTTAGAGAACCAGGCTTGCATATGCATTATAACTGGAACTAGAATACTAGACAAAAAGGCTAAGCTTTTCCCGCTAATTATTCATATCAAGTTTAGTTTCTATACTACACTTCTGTTAACATCGATCACCAGGACAAAACCCGAAAAAGAATCAATATGTGCAACCAAGGTGAGCAAAACTGCAGATTACGGAAAACTctacctatctcaaattcataatcACTAATACAGAGCATCATGAGAAGGCAAGCTGGACAGCGTTTTTTTAAGGCTATGTGCTGAAGTGGATCATGTTGCTTCTATAGCTTTCAGACATCAGAAAAGCCAGATCGTTCTTTCACCTATGCCCTCCATGCAGATTCCCAAGCACATGGCTCTTCAGATATTTTTGATCAACCTATTGGTGAAAATTGAGCTGCTGCCCTGTCTAGCAGTGGCCTACCATACTCTTGGTTCTTCTTTCAAATGACTGCTGCCAAGAACTTGTACCTTCAAATGAAAGCAGTGACATATCAAGAGTGAGAATTTCAGTAGAACCCGGTGATAAAAGAACAGCAATATATATGTCAAAAGAAAATGCATATTGCTAATTGAGACTGATGACATTGATTACACTATTACAGAAATTACTAATGAATGTACGTTTTATGTACTCCTTGAGTATTTGGCTAACAAATAAGCAATTTAAATATCACCAAGTGAGTATTATTTAGTAATGGCAGGACGAAACAGAATATCAAGCCAATGATAAAAGTGATTTTGGAGTAACTGGTTAGTGGTGACATATTATATGCAGCCCAATATTGGTCAAGCCCAGACTGCATTTTTTATTCTGTATCTTCATATCAGTAGCTAAGATACTGATCAACAACCAACAAGGTACCAGATTGCAGATCATAGGCAAAGCAGAAGACATTTACCATAGGAGCACGAGGGAGTATGTAGCTAGCTAGCCTTTCATCCACCGAAACAGGCAATGGGGGCATCTTGCTCATTATTCCGGGAATTTGGCTCATGCTGTTCATTAAGGAGAGTGCCACATTAGAGAAAGCATCCATATAAACACGTGTTTCACACACTTTACTATTTTGAGCCATTTTTTGTGTATAAAATGTGGTAAACTCTACCTTTGTTGAAGACCATTGATGTTCCTTCTTGCGTGATGGAAAAGATCAATGTTGTTATAAGCCTGAAAAGTATTCAGAGGAATTGAAAATTACTCCTGCACAGCTAAATCTTCCTGCTGCTCATGAAAATTTCTCACAAAAATATGCTCCAAACAGATGCTGGaatgttttttttctctctccaatAAGAAGTTGTTATGAGCACTGGGTCTGGATGGCATCAACCATTAACCTTTATTGTGTTTCTATAGTTTTGTTAGCAAACTAAATAAAGAGTTGATCTGAATGAAGACACATATTTAAAATATAACTAATGCCTTGAACTGAATTGGCTAAATTATAAGATGCATCATACAAGAAAGAAACAAAAGGTTTGaggaaaaaaaaaaagaccaACCTGTGATGTTAAAATATTTACTTCTATTTGATTGAGTAGTCGAGCATTTTCTTCCAATATATTTAGCATTCCACGGTCAATTTGAGAGTCTGCATAAAAGAAACAGAAACATGTCAAACCTTGTAAAGAACTGAATGATCTGAAGCAATCAGGGCAATGTTTGTTTCAACAATTTGGCAGATAAAGAAACTTCATATGCTTATAGTGGAAACTAAGAGGACTCTGGAACATTTACAATATAAAGATCCTCAAATATGCTGAAAAGTGTGGTGATGTTTTATGGAATTAAGTGCCCCAAGGATAACTTCAGAGCAGAATCACCATCAAATATCAATAATGCTATATGTTTAAATGCATTAATATGGTTTTGACTTTTATGGAATAGCATTCGAGCATTCCTCAGAACGCAAAATTGCTTCAAATATTTCATCGTTGCCAAAAGCAATGGTGAACGGTACGTTACACACAGTCAATCTCTCGATCACTCTTTAAGTGACCTACCAACCTCCAGAGATAAATCCATTGTTTTTGGCGTTCTGAGGAATAAATGAGGAAGATCTCATCTCAGTCTGAACAGGAGGATTGGTACCCCATGATGACGGCTCAGCCATTTTATCCTGAGAAACAACCTTAATCAGATCCATTTAAAAATGAACTCATAGATACTACTTGTATAAGGTTGTATCATGTACATTTCTCATCCCAACTGCATTTTAACAGTATCACATTATAATTCATCATCCTGTTTGGGGTTTTTatgaagaaaaaaaattatgtCGAGAAGATGCGACTGGAGTGTTAAATGTTAAGTTCATTTCATCATTTCCACAAAACCAAAACATGTGTAGATGCATGGAGCCATGGACTGGTGTGTTTCAAAATATATTTGTTAGAACAAAGAAGTCCAAATTTAATGTTTATCAGTAGTCAGAACAGTAATTTCTTCAAGTAGAGTATGCTGGTGCTAACAACAGACAACAATGTTATAAAAAATGAAAGGATGAGTACCTTCCTATCTTTTGTCTTTTTTCCAGGATAGTGTTCTTCAGGTTTCTGTCGTCTTGTAGCTTCTTTTCTCTATAAGAAAATCTATATCATCACCAATGAAATTGAAAAGGAAAGCGACATATGATGAACAAACTCCCTCAGAAAATATAACTAATCATTATTAACAACAAGAATGAAAAATAAAACACTACTTGGTTATTACGCATTCCAGTGGAAAGCATCAAGTAGGATACAACTAATTATTACTCAAGGTAAAATGGTGGATCAACAGACCAATGTTTCGCTTGCCATCTACAACAAACTAAAAATATTTCCTACTTTCTTGACACTAAAAAAGAGAGACATGGAATTATTCTTATTTGTTGCATTGACAGTGTCAGCTTTATATAGTTGAATGCTGTTCACTGATCAGTCGGATCAAATATGCCATCTCTGTTGTACTAACTGAAAAATGTAAATAAAATAATCGCAACCTTTCCATGCGCTATACATGCTATGAACCCTCGACATGAAACAGGAGCAGGCCAACTTTAGTCTGCAAACCTTATTATTAGTAATGTCAAAATCAGAgactttttttctcgaacacacagGAGAAAAGCAGACACTTGTCAGCCTTCCTTATATTATTCTAGTACACACTAGACAAATACAAAGGTAATTCTATGAGGCAACAGCTCAAAAGGATACTTAGGAGGACCAGCTCAGATCACACTAACTTTAATGTTCATAATCGACCAATATAGTATTTTTATAGATGTGGACAATAAGTGTATCTTCAGCATGATCTACTTTCACATACGCGGCAATGGTTTAGTGGAATTATGGTGACATCATCTTGACAAGTCACACAAGTATAAACTACGGTTAGTCTCCATCCATAAGCTGATGTGGGACCACATATTCCTTTCAAATGAATAATCTAGACTGGATAAACATATTGCATGGCTTTAGTATCTATCAGAGTTCAGGTTTATGAAATGTTAGCTACCTAAGTTTTGGGTTGAAATGTAGATTGAATATAACAGATGAGGAAATGACATTCAGACTCTGCATAATAAATCAGAGAAATCAGGGACTAACCGCTGCCATCCATTGACATCTCATGGCAACATCTCTTACTGTCTTGTCTGGTAACATGGCTGCTATCTTTATGTACTTCATGATTCCTGGTTCATTTGCATACCTGAAAATTTCATTAGCCAGTGAACCAAAAGGATAAACTATTAGGAACGAACTGATAGGTAAAAGCTTCAAATATAAGATAAGCAAAAACATCATCTCTCTTTTTATTGGACTAAATATAAGTAAAAGGCATGAATGTGAAATAACATCTATAGTAAGAGAACAGGGATCTAATATTTCCAACAAATTGCTCATGTAACAATTCCTTATAGAAATAAAGAGTGCTCCTTTCATCAGAGTATAAAAAAAACAGACAACAGAGGTGTATTTCTGACTAGAATCAACCACAAACATCACAAAACTCAGTTTATGAAACCATAATACTCCATCCGTCCTGGAATATAATGGATTTTCAGTTGTCTTAAGACAAACAATCCTAAGTTTGACCAAATCTGTAGAAAAGAACAGTGGTATTTACAATATCTAATGAACTTTATTAGAtacattatgaaatatattttcataaattTGCTTCTTTGATGGCTCAGCTCAAACTTaggatggtttgacttaggacaactaAATATATATTCTAAGACCGAGGGACACACAAAATCTTGGCAGTTTGGCCTCAACTTCGAGGCATGGTCATGATTAAATTGTTTAAAATTGAATAGTAAATATAGGATAAAATGTCTCATTATTAAGGTGAGATGGAAATAGCTACTTAATTCAGATTTTTTTTTAACATATACTTAATTCAGATTATATGGAAGTATATCTTACTTGTTGAGGCCATCATTCAACATTTGCAGCTCCAGATAGGACCACTCCACAGCCAACGGTGCACTATACTTGAGGTTCTGGCAAGAAGAATCAGAAATCATGTTTGGTGAACCAGTGGATACAATTGTTGAAGATGTAGTGTTCAACATCGCCATATTGCCATTCGTTCCACTGGAAGTGTCTAGACAAACTGGTATGGCTCCTGATCCACTGGTAATTGAACTCGTCTGAAAGGAAACCACATGTTGGTTGCAGAATGAATGTGGAAATACCCCATAGTTGTTAGGATCTGTTGACATCTGCATAACAGAAGAAATTTCGCTCTCCCACTCCTCCCTCACGAACATGTCATCAAGCTTCACAGGAACACTTGTAAGTTGTCAACCCTTCTTGAAACTTTCTTCCAAGATGAGGAAATAAAGTTTTGCTGCAAATATTACAGTTCCATTGTCAGAGAACCCAGATGAGCTCAGCAACCAGGGCTCCATAAACTCGTCAAAGTAACCATGGATGTCATCCAAACTATGATGATAATTTGCAAAGCTTGACAGAACAAATCTTTCTTCTAACAAAAGTACTCAGTTCTGAGAGACTTCCACTTTAGACTTCCTACAGAAGACATGAAAGAAGGAACATTGGTGAATCTGGTCCTCGGGGACAA encodes:
- the LOC136477744 gene encoding uncharacterized protein isoform X2, producing MFVREEWESEISSVMQMSTDPNNYGNLKYSAPLAVEWSYLELQMLNDGLNKYANEPGIMKYIKIAAMLPDKTVRDVAMRCQWMAARKEATRRQKPEEHYPGKKTKDRKDKMAEPSSWGTNPPVQTEMRSSSFIPQNAKNNGFISGDSQIDRGMLNILEENARLLNQIEVNILTSQAYNNIDLFHHARRNINGLQQSMSQIPGIMSKMPPLPVSVDERLASYILPRAPMVQVLGSSHLKEEPRVW
- the LOC136477746 gene encoding photosynthetic NDH subunit of lumenal location 3, chloroplastic-like, translating into MDQGMELRGCVCRIKSSALELLSMEEDLTTDLDDDLWDLVRRDLQLKATFLYIDLNRVIACNQCEDRREEITLLANDFFYFMDELGDAVANRSVSVVKLCYGDAAQALREVVAAVAPPAAA
- the LOC136477744 gene encoding uncharacterized protein isoform X1, with translation MFVREEWESEISSVMQMSTDPNNYGVFPHSFCNQHVVSFQTSSITSGSGAIPVCLDTSSGTNGNMAMLNTTSSTIVSTGSPNMISDSSCQNLKYSAPLAVEWSYLELQMLNDGLNKYANEPGIMKYIKIAAMLPDKTVRDVAMRCQWMAARKEATRRQKPEEHYPGKKTKDRKDKMAEPSSWGTNPPVQTEMRSSSFIPQNAKNNGFISGDSQIDRGMLNILEENARLLNQIEVNILTSQAYNNIDLFHHARRNINGLQQSMSQIPGIMSKMPPLPVSVDERLASYILPRAPMVQVLGSSHLKEEPRVW